The following are encoded in a window of Halorarum salinum genomic DNA:
- a CDS encoding DUF192 domain-containing protein produces the protein MDRRRPVAVVLVALAVSLAGVLAFAPGLLMQTGEYERTTVTAVDANGTELATVDMRVADTYSKRYTGLSDTESLPEGEGMLFVHDGEGQHDYVMRDMDFPIDIVFVAENGTVTRIHNAELPPEGTSGGDLTRYSGTGKYVLEVPYCYTNRTGIDEGDRIVVEGDY, from the coding sequence GTGGATCGCCGTCGCCCCGTCGCCGTCGTGCTCGTCGCGCTCGCGGTCAGCCTCGCGGGCGTGCTCGCGTTCGCGCCCGGTCTCCTGATGCAGACGGGCGAGTACGAACGCACCACCGTCACCGCCGTGGACGCGAACGGCACCGAACTCGCGACCGTCGACATGCGCGTGGCCGACACGTACTCGAAGCGCTACACCGGCCTCAGCGACACCGAATCGCTCCCCGAGGGCGAGGGGATGCTGTTCGTCCACGACGGCGAGGGCCAGCACGACTACGTGATGCGCGACATGGACTTCCCCATCGACATCGTGTTCGTCGCGGAGAACGGGACGGTCACGCGGATTCACAACGCGGAACTCCCGCCGGAGGGGACGAGCGGCGGCGACCTCACCCGGTACTCCGGGACTGGGAAGTACGTCCTCGAGGTGCCGTACTGCTACACGAACCGGACCGGGATCGACGAGGGCGACCGCATCGTGGTCGAGGGCGACTACTAG